From a single Paenibacillus sp. FSL W8-0426 genomic region:
- a CDS encoding multidrug efflux SMR transporter — translation MAWLALVGAGICEIFGVIGINGASSRKGWRYVAIMLVSFVCSFSLLSYAMTSIPMGTAYAVWTGIGTVGSTLTGMLLFGERKEAKRLLFIAMILVAAIGLKLIT, via the coding sequence ATGGCATGGCTCGCTCTGGTTGGCGCAGGCATTTGCGAAATTTTCGGGGTCATCGGCATTAACGGCGCCTCTTCGAGAAAAGGCTGGCGCTACGTTGCAATTATGCTCGTATCGTTTGTATGCAGCTTCTCTCTCCTCTCTTATGCCATGACCTCCATTCCCATGGGCACCGCCTATGCCGTATGGACGGGAATCGGGACGGTAGGCAGCACGTTGACCGGCATGTTGTTGTTCGGCGAACGTAAAGAAGCGAAGCGGCTGCTGTTCATCGCCATGATTCTGGTGGCCGCCATCGGCCTGAAACTGATTACTTAA
- a CDS encoding efflux RND transporter permease subunit, whose translation MKGIINFSLNNKFAIWILTIIVTFAGLYSGLTMKQETIPNINVPFLSITAIDPGGAPESIVEDVTKPLEQTLRNVEGIKTLTSTSMENAASIMLEFDYGTDLDNATAAVREALNDVQLPDGVQKPTISKFSINSFPVVSLSLSDKEGGDLEQLTRLAESDLKPALEDIDGVAQVQVSGQYVKEVQLKFDQAKMKELGLTEDTVKGIVQGSSVRVPLGLFELDKAQKSVVVDGNIISLDDLKNLAIPVVPSGAGAASGSGSAAAGQGMDAQAGAAAGQGAAAQSQSAAQGAAAQATNPAAGAASAPGIPTVKLSEIAKIEVIGQAESISRTDGKESIGISIVKSNDANTVDVVNAVKDKAEELQKQFKNAELTVLLDQGKPIQDSVNTMLGKAAFGALFAVLIILIFLRNFRSTLISVISIPLSLLIALTALNLMDITLNMMTLGAMTVAIGRVVDDSIVVIENIYRRLSLKGEKLKGRELIREATREMFIPIMSSTIVTIAVFLPLALVSGMVGELFMPFALTMVFALLASLLVAITIVPMLAHSLFRKGLKNTHNHEEKPGKMAEGYKRLLNWTLSHKWITSIVAVLLLVGSLFLYPFIGASFLPEQQDKYVTITYSPETGSLREDVEKEALVAEKWLLKQPGIEKMQYSIGGSNPLSSMGGGSSNSALFYIEYNKDTKNFSQVKEDLVEGLKKEVSVGEWNELDMSGGLGGSSLSVSIYGDNLEQIKPVSDEVLKLVEADTDSFEKAETTLSDTYGQYTLVADQEKLSSLGLTAGQLAMALAPAQERPVLTEVDIENKTYKVYVETDAKQFKSIKDIENETVTSPLGVQVPIKEVAAVEEGTSPNSIMRIDGKMVAQVTANILASDVQKASQNLQAGIDKLDLPDGVEVKFGGTTEQINDTFTQLGLAMVAAIAIVYFVLVVTFGGGLAPFAILFSLPFTVIGIMVGLFVSGGTLDVSAMMGALMLVGIVVTNAIVLIDRVIHKENEGLSTREALLEAGATRLRPILMTALATIGALLPLVTGLEESAGIISKGLGITVIGGLVSSTLLTLVIVPIVYEMLARFRKKKIVD comes from the coding sequence ATGAAAGGAATCATTAACTTTTCACTGAACAACAAATTTGCAATCTGGATTCTGACGATTATCGTTACCTTTGCAGGTTTGTACAGCGGGTTGACGATGAAACAGGAAACGATCCCGAACATCAACGTTCCGTTTCTGAGCATCACCGCCATCGATCCCGGAGGTGCTCCGGAGAGCATCGTGGAGGACGTCACCAAACCGCTCGAGCAAACGCTGAGGAATGTGGAGGGCATCAAAACGTTAACCTCGACTTCCATGGAAAACGCCGCTTCCATCATGCTGGAATTCGACTACGGCACGGACCTGGACAACGCGACCGCCGCCGTGCGGGAAGCATTGAACGATGTTCAGCTGCCGGATGGCGTGCAGAAGCCGACCATTTCCAAATTCAGCATCAACTCCTTCCCGGTCGTCTCGCTCAGCTTGTCCGACAAGGAAGGCGGGGATCTGGAACAGCTGACACGTTTGGCCGAATCCGATCTGAAGCCTGCGCTTGAGGACATTGACGGCGTAGCCCAAGTTCAGGTATCGGGCCAATACGTCAAAGAAGTCCAACTGAAATTCGACCAGGCCAAAATGAAAGAACTCGGCTTGACCGAGGATACCGTGAAAGGCATCGTGCAGGGCTCCTCGGTTCGCGTTCCGCTCGGATTGTTCGAACTGGACAAAGCTCAAAAATCCGTCGTGGTGGATGGCAACATCATCAGCCTTGACGACCTGAAAAACCTCGCCATTCCGGTCGTGCCAAGCGGTGCGGGTGCAGCCTCGGGCAGCGGTTCCGCAGCAGCCGGACAAGGCATGGACGCGCAGGCTGGCGCTGCTGCCGGACAAGGCGCCGCAGCCCAAAGCCAAAGCGCTGCACAAGGCGCTGCGGCGCAAGCCACGAACCCTGCGGCAGGTGCGGCAAGTGCCCCTGGCATCCCGACCGTAAAATTGAGCGAGATTGCCAAGATTGAAGTCATTGGCCAAGCAGAGTCCATCTCCCGGACGGACGGCAAGGAATCCATCGGGATTTCCATCGTGAAGTCCAATGACGCCAATACCGTCGATGTGGTCAATGCGGTCAAAGACAAGGCGGAAGAACTGCAAAAGCAATTCAAAAACGCCGAACTGACCGTGTTGCTTGACCAAGGCAAACCGATTCAGGATTCCGTCAACACGATGCTCGGCAAAGCCGCCTTCGGCGCCCTGTTCGCGGTCCTGATCATTCTGATCTTCCTGCGCAACTTCCGTTCCACCCTGATTTCGGTCATCTCCATCCCGTTGTCCCTGCTCATCGCTTTGACGGCGCTGAACTTGATGGACATTACGCTGAATATGATGACGCTGGGTGCCATGACCGTTGCGATCGGCCGGGTCGTGGATGACTCGATCGTCGTTATCGAGAACATTTACCGCAGGCTGTCGCTTAAAGGCGAGAAACTGAAAGGCCGTGAACTGATTCGCGAAGCGACGCGCGAAATGTTCATCCCGATCATGTCGTCCACCATCGTTACGATTGCGGTATTCCTGCCGCTCGCCCTCGTAAGCGGTATGGTCGGCGAACTGTTCATGCCGTTTGCGCTGACCATGGTTTTTGCGCTTCTTGCATCCTTGCTCGTGGCGATCACCATCGTTCCGATGCTGGCACACTCTCTGTTCCGCAAAGGGCTGAAAAACACGCACAACCACGAAGAGAAACCGGGCAAAATGGCGGAAGGCTACAAACGCCTGCTGAACTGGACACTGTCCCACAAATGGATCACGTCCATTGTCGCCGTCCTGCTGCTGGTCGGAAGCCTCTTCCTTTATCCGTTCATCGGTGCAAGCTTCTTGCCGGAGCAGCAGGATAAATACGTAACCATTACGTATTCTCCGGAGACGGGATCGCTGCGCGAAGACGTGGAGAAAGAAGCACTTGTTGCGGAGAAATGGCTCTTGAAACAACCAGGCATCGAAAAAATGCAATATTCCATTGGCGGAAGCAATCCGCTGAGCAGCATGGGTGGCGGAAGCTCCAACTCGGCCCTGTTCTACATCGAATATAACAAAGACACCAAAAACTTCTCGCAAGTGAAGGAAGACCTTGTCGAAGGTCTGAAAAAGGAAGTCTCCGTCGGCGAGTGGAACGAGCTGGACATGTCCGGCGGACTCGGCGGCAGCAGCCTTAGCGTTTCGATCTATGGCGACAATCTGGAACAGATCAAGCCGGTATCGGATGAAGTGCTCAAGCTGGTTGAAGCAGACACCGATTCTTTTGAAAAAGCCGAAACCACGCTCTCCGATACGTATGGTCAATATACGCTCGTTGCCGATCAGGAGAAACTGAGCTCGCTCGGACTGACTGCCGGCCAACTGGCCATGGCGCTCGCCCCGGCTCAGGAACGCCCGGTGCTGACCGAAGTGGACATCGAGAACAAAACGTATAAAGTTTACGTGGAGACCGATGCCAAACAATTCAAGAGCATCAAAGATATCGAAAATGAAACCGTAACTTCGCCTCTCGGCGTGCAAGTGCCGATCAAAGAGGTGGCTGCGGTGGAAGAAGGCACTTCGCCGAACTCGATCATGCGCATCGACGGCAAAATGGTCGCGCAAGTGACGGCCAACATTCTGGCTTCCGACGTGCAAAAGGCTTCGCAAAACCTGCAAGCCGGCATCGATAAACTGGATCTGCCGGACGGCGTCGAAGTGAAATTCGGCGGTACGACCGAACAGATCAATGATACATTTACACAGCTCGGACTCGCCATGGTGGCGGCCATCGCCATCGTATACTTCGTGCTTGTCGTTACCTTCGGCGGCGGTTTGGCTCCATTCGCCATCCTGTTCTCGCTGCCGTTTACCGTGATCGGTATCATGGTAGGTCTGTTTGTATCCGGCGGAACGCTTGATGTCTCCGCCATGATGGGTGCGTTGATGCTCGTCGGCATCGTGGTCACCAACGCCATCGTTCTGATCGACCGCGTTATCCATAAGGAGAACGAAGGCCTATCTACGCGTGAAGCCTTGCTGGAAGCAGGCGCAACCCGTCTGCGTCCGATCCTGATGACCGCCCTTGCCACGATTGGCGCATTGCTGCCGCTCGTAACCGGTCTTGAGGAAAGCGCAGGTATCATTTCGAAAGGGCTCGGCATTACCGTCATCGGCGGTCTCGTCAGCTCGACCCTGCTTACGCTCGTGATTGTGCCGATCGTGTACGAAATGCTCGCAAGATTCAGAAAGAAAAAAATCGTCGATTAA
- the moaA gene encoding GTP 3',8-cyclase MoaA yields the protein MEMLQDSFGRIHDYIRISVTDRCNLRCVYCMPAEGMEFAPHDQIMSYEEIAQVLKVLAPMGMRKVRLTGGEPLVRKDLHKLVAMISAIEGIEDIALTTNALLLEKQAQSLKDAGLNRINISLDSLHADRFSMITRGGDVNKVLKGIEAATAVGLAPIKLNVVLMKGINDDEIKDFIAMTLEQPLHVRFIEYMPIGHATEAWRKSYLPLETVTNVCAEAGWEVENTAGPAGNGPSRNLRVVGSKGTFGLIHPVSDHFCDNCNRLRLTADGHIKACLYWSDEYNVRRYVDDPDAMAALFLKALGSKPKNHEMALALEKKMQSHTPTVRRMSQIGG from the coding sequence ATGGAAATGCTTCAGGACTCGTTTGGCAGGATACATGACTACATCCGTATTTCGGTTACGGACCGCTGCAATCTGCGCTGCGTGTACTGCATGCCTGCCGAAGGCATGGAGTTTGCGCCGCATGACCAGATCATGAGCTATGAAGAAATCGCCCAGGTGCTGAAGGTGCTCGCTCCGATGGGTATGCGCAAAGTGCGTCTGACCGGGGGAGAACCGCTTGTCCGCAAAGACCTGCATAAGCTGGTTGCCATGATCTCGGCGATCGAAGGCATTGAGGATATCGCGCTCACCACCAATGCGCTGCTTCTGGAGAAGCAGGCCCAGTCGCTCAAAGACGCCGGGCTGAACCGGATCAACATCAGCCTCGACTCCCTGCACGCGGACCGTTTCTCGATGATTACCCGGGGCGGGGACGTGAACAAGGTGCTGAAAGGCATCGAAGCCGCGACGGCAGTCGGTTTGGCTCCCATCAAGCTGAACGTGGTGCTGATGAAAGGTATCAATGATGACGAAATCAAGGATTTCATCGCCATGACGCTGGAACAGCCGCTGCATGTGCGGTTCATCGAATATATGCCGATCGGTCATGCCACCGAGGCGTGGCGCAAGTCATATCTGCCGCTGGAAACGGTGACGAATGTGTGCGCCGAAGCCGGCTGGGAAGTGGAAAACACGGCGGGTCCTGCCGGGAACGGCCCTTCGCGCAATCTGAGGGTGGTTGGGTCAAAAGGAACCTTTGGGCTGATTCACCCGGTGAGCGATCACTTTTGCGATAACTGCAACCGGCTCCGCCTCACGGCAGACGGTCATATCAAAGCATGCCTGTATTGGTCCGACGAATACAACGTCCGGCGTTACGTGGACGACCCGGACGCGATGGCCGCGCTCTTCCTCAAGGCATTGGGCAGCAAACCGAAGAACCATGAAATGGCGCTTGCCCTGGAGAAAAAAATGCAAAGCCATACGCCGACCGTACGGCGTATGTCCCAGATCGGCGGGTAG
- a CDS encoding methyl-accepting chemotaxis protein, producing the protein MFGWLGWKKGWPLWRSYRLNAHIQEDVEQIFEGIAETRRQLLMDWAEEQWNHLERLFHQLQGTHLQHVSEDSPALHKLEAWFKASYVRSTDSTELFMLDAQNQVVFSTYQKHVGEIYTETSDGFGPGLQYAKSDGTHVRKCLYGPYSDRLTLEIGPRSSSFHDSITILFIWPIVQQGRYVGSLCSRVPGDVIGDLIQRESGHVYPDSGDNYIFMANSVLRPNLPPGTALSRSRFEDRTFTHGENLKDGVTTDWGIVSVKEHTELELMFTDPSTGELHPGVANTIRNGSNLFAAFPGYSDYRHIPVIGKGITFQLPHCPDLWGMMCEGDLEEVYRVRSIGWRQSNTHRLHAVLSGFIGSVLVYALTSNVWAALSIAAFNLVFGVFTARRLQRKHYRRVHEDLRRITRFIRINAEGRGDLTQRLDTSAFAQDESGELAKWINNMIDSLEGIMLKVRLATIDVMDNQLQMRSSTETTQGTTERVNRKLGSMIRGIRKQLEDLDQAKAAADHMRLTLQQLETSATEQILVARQEVERIGGKMTEISGTVSDTNRTILSFMETMQEIYQALAVIDEISAQTNLLALNASIEAAHVGEHGRGFAVVAGEIRKLAELSRTSTENIHRILDNISAAAGTASHSIHEGDRVLAEGSALVQEASRLLHQATAEETQRTQVVDQVVTLMESIAAISHKNRSTSAEVETEMQDLVLDMQQVQHSSHDVEAITVFLQQLVGQFQLTPSKKDAAI; encoded by the coding sequence ATGTTTGGATGGCTGGGATGGAAAAAGGGATGGCCTTTGTGGCGTTCCTATCGGTTGAATGCTCACATTCAGGAGGACGTCGAACAAATCTTCGAAGGCATTGCCGAAACGAGGCGGCAGCTTCTCATGGACTGGGCGGAGGAACAATGGAATCATCTGGAGCGATTGTTCCATCAGCTCCAAGGGACCCATCTGCAGCATGTATCGGAAGACTCGCCTGCCCTTCACAAGCTTGAAGCATGGTTTAAAGCAAGTTATGTCCGCTCGACAGACAGCACGGAACTCTTCATGCTGGATGCGCAGAATCAGGTTGTATTTTCTACATATCAGAAGCACGTTGGAGAAATTTATACCGAGACAAGCGACGGATTCGGGCCTGGATTGCAATACGCCAAATCGGATGGCACCCATGTCCGCAAATGTCTGTATGGCCCGTATTCCGATCGGCTGACATTGGAGATCGGCCCCCGCTCTTCCTCATTTCACGACAGCATCACGATCCTGTTCATTTGGCCCATCGTGCAGCAAGGGCGTTACGTTGGTTCCCTCTGCAGCAGGGTGCCGGGCGATGTCATCGGCGATCTGATCCAGCGGGAGTCGGGGCATGTCTACCCGGATTCCGGGGATAATTACATCTTTATGGCGAACTCCGTGCTCCGTCCGAACCTGCCGCCCGGAACGGCCCTGTCCCGCAGCCGCTTTGAAGACCGGACGTTTACCCATGGGGAAAACCTGAAAGATGGCGTAACCACCGATTGGGGCATCGTATCCGTGAAAGAACATACCGAGCTTGAATTGATGTTCACCGATCCATCGACGGGCGAGCTGCACCCGGGCGTGGCGAATACCATTCGCAACGGTTCGAACCTGTTCGCGGCCTTTCCGGGGTACTCGGACTACCGGCATATTCCCGTCATCGGCAAAGGCATCACCTTCCAGCTTCCGCATTGTCCGGACCTGTGGGGCATGATGTGCGAAGGTGATCTTGAGGAAGTGTACCGGGTTCGCAGCATCGGTTGGCGTCAATCCAACACGCACAGGCTGCATGCCGTTCTCTCCGGCTTCATCGGCTCCGTGCTCGTATATGCTCTTACTTCGAATGTGTGGGCAGCGCTCTCCATTGCGGCCTTCAACCTCGTTTTCGGGGTGTTCACTGCCCGCAGGCTGCAGCGTAAGCATTATCGCAGGGTCCATGAGGATCTGAGGCGCATCACCCGCTTTATCCGCATCAATGCCGAGGGCCGGGGAGATTTGACGCAGCGTTTGGACACGTCCGCTTTTGCGCAGGACGAATCGGGGGAACTCGCCAAATGGATCAACAACATGATCGACTCGCTGGAGGGCATCATGCTGAAGGTCCGTCTCGCTACCATCGACGTCATGGACAACCAGCTCCAGATGCGGTCGTCCACCGAAACGACGCAAGGCACGACCGAACGCGTAAACCGCAAGCTCGGCTCCATGATTCGCGGCATCCGCAAGCAGCTTGAGGACCTGGATCAGGCGAAGGCGGCCGCAGACCACATGCGCCTTACGCTGCAGCAGTTGGAGACCTCCGCCACTGAGCAAATTCTGGTTGCCCGTCAGGAGGTCGAACGCATCGGCGGCAAAATGACCGAAATATCCGGTACCGTGTCCGATACCAACCGCACGATTTTGTCTTTCATGGAGACGATGCAGGAAATATACCAAGCGCTGGCCGTCATCGACGAAATCTCGGCCCAGACCAACCTGCTGGCGCTAAATGCTTCCATCGAAGCGGCCCACGTAGGTGAACACGGGCGCGGATTCGCCGTCGTTGCGGGAGAAATCCGCAAGCTGGCTGAGTTGTCCCGCACGTCTACGGAGAACATTCACCGCATCCTGGACAACATTTCCGCCGCAGCCGGAACGGCCTCCCATTCCATCCATGAAGGGGACCGGGTTCTGGCGGAAGGCTCGGCTCTCGTGCAGGAAGCTTCACGTCTATTGCACCAAGCCACGGCCGAAGAAACGCAGCGTACCCAGGTGGTGGATCAGGTCGTGACGCTGATGGAGAGCATTGCCGCCATCAGCCACAAAAACCGCTCCACCTCCGCCGAGGTGGAGACCGAAATGCAGGATCTCGTACTGGACATGCAGCAGGTACAGCATTCTTCGCATGACGTCGAAGCGATCACCGTCTTTTTGCAGCAGCTCGTCGGACAGTTCCAACTCACTCCATCCAAGAAGGATGCTGCCATCTGA
- a CDS encoding multidrug efflux SMR transporter has translation MNRNWLYVFIGGLIEIVWVSGLKHAGNVWEWALTALAIIISFALIIAASKRLPVGTVYAVFTGIGTAGTVLAEMILFGEPFKLAKILLIGLLLAGVIGLKLVTDQQSAQGGEA, from the coding sequence ATGAACCGCAATTGGTTGTATGTTTTTATTGGAGGATTAATCGAAATCGTATGGGTGAGCGGTCTGAAGCATGCCGGCAACGTCTGGGAATGGGCGCTCACCGCCCTGGCCATCATTATTAGCTTTGCTTTGATCATCGCGGCTTCCAAACGGCTGCCTGTAGGCACCGTTTATGCCGTTTTCACGGGAATCGGCACGGCAGGCACCGTGCTGGCCGAAATGATTCTTTTCGGAGAGCCGTTCAAACTGGCCAAAATACTGCTGATCGGCCTGCTGCTTGCAGGCGTCATCGGACTGAAGCTGGTCACCGACCAGCAATCTGCACAAGGGGGTGAGGCATAA
- a CDS encoding phospholipase D family protein, translating to MIFSHRHRDRSDPRRAVRRFPYIRTLLGLLALWLVAVMAYQTYKPLPPGISYASPEYRVKDVKFLYDLTFPSGDGQVEHEQQIFQRMLQVVEHAEQFVVVDMFLFNDYQHKGQHFPPVSRQFADALIAKKKQHPDMPILFITDEINTNYNSAPNPLLERMKQAGIEVVITNDDPLRDSTPIYSAVWRTFFQWFGQAGEGWIPNQMASDGPKMTLRSYLKLLNIKANHRKVVTSEKSAVISSGNIHDASVYHSNIAFEVSGPVIADILATEQAVLDMSGGGQVPVYDPPAQKNDGEARIRYLTEGKVNDAVLQEIGATEQGDVLWMGMFYIASPMVLDALLDASKRGVDIRLVLDPNENAFGRSKLGIPNRPVAEELHDKSGGNIHIRWYNTTKEQYHTKLMYIDKSSGDDILLGGSSNLTPRNLNDYNLENDLWVAAPPDHPSMHKAADYFERIWYNNDAVFTLSLKAFQEKTTFLKRIAYKLQLVLGFTTF from the coding sequence ATGATTTTTTCTCATCGTCATCGCGATCGGTCAGACCCCCGCAGAGCCGTCAGACGTTTTCCGTACATAAGGACATTATTGGGTTTGCTCGCCTTATGGCTCGTCGCCGTTATGGCGTACCAGACATACAAACCTCTGCCGCCCGGCATCTCTTATGCAAGCCCGGAGTACAGGGTGAAGGATGTAAAGTTTTTGTACGATCTGACCTTTCCTTCCGGAGACGGGCAGGTCGAGCATGAACAGCAGATTTTCCAGCGGATGCTTCAGGTCGTCGAACATGCAGAACAATTCGTCGTCGTCGACATGTTTCTTTTTAACGACTATCAGCATAAAGGGCAGCATTTTCCGCCCGTCAGCAGGCAGTTCGCGGATGCACTCATCGCCAAAAAAAAGCAGCATCCCGACATGCCCATCCTGTTTATCACGGATGAAATCAATACCAATTACAATTCCGCGCCCAACCCTCTGCTTGAAAGAATGAAGCAAGCCGGCATCGAGGTCGTGATTACGAACGATGACCCGTTAAGGGACTCTACCCCGATCTACTCTGCCGTTTGGCGGACGTTCTTTCAGTGGTTCGGGCAGGCCGGGGAAGGCTGGATTCCCAATCAGATGGCGAGCGATGGCCCGAAGATGACTTTGCGTTCCTATTTAAAGCTTTTGAACATCAAAGCGAATCACCGCAAGGTGGTCACCAGCGAAAAGTCGGCCGTCATTTCATCCGGCAATATCCATGATGCCAGCGTTTACCATTCCAACATCGCCTTTGAAGTAAGCGGTCCCGTCATCGCCGACATTCTGGCAACCGAGCAAGCCGTGCTGGACATGTCCGGCGGTGGACAGGTTCCCGTATACGATCCGCCCGCTCAAAAAAACGACGGAGAGGCGCGCATCCGCTACTTGACCGAGGGAAAAGTGAACGATGCCGTCCTTCAGGAGATCGGCGCGACCGAACAAGGAGACGTGCTCTGGATGGGCATGTTTTACATCGCTTCGCCGATGGTGCTGGATGCCCTGCTGGACGCCTCGAAAAGAGGCGTGGATATCCGCCTGGTGCTTGATCCGAACGAAAATGCCTTCGGGCGATCGAAGCTTGGGATTCCAAACCGCCCTGTCGCCGAAGAACTGCATGACAAATCGGGAGGGAACATCCATATCCGGTGGTACAACACCACGAAGGAACAGTATCATACCAAGCTGATGTACATCGACAAGTCGAGTGGGGATGACATCCTGCTCGGCGGATCATCCAATCTCACTCCCCGCAACCTCAATGATTACAATTTGGAAAACGACCTGTGGGTCGCGGCTCCGCCGGATCATCCTTCCATGCATAAGGCAGCCGATTATTTTGAAAGAATATGGTACAACAACGATGCCGTATTCACCCTGAGCTTGAAAGCATTTCAGGAAAAAACGACGTTTCTGAAGCGAATCGCCTATAAACTGCAGCTTGTGTTGGGCTTTACGACCTTTTGA
- a CDS encoding TetR/AcrR family transcriptional regulator: MNPIHEMNEKKRMVITTALRLFSAKGSTGTSMQEIAEVCGMSKGSLYLLFKSKEELEASTMEYCMYTLVDEMTQIEQSAGYTARERLLKQIETLLIHVSELKEFLRVQMRSMMINDEQPGRDKCNPKNRDLEIRIVHWFKEKLEDLYGPEIGPYTVDLSLLTHGLFLSYVKIWFTEMPSLTVSKMATNLLQTIDYAAHGLLEQRPAPFVRLEDWPAWASNPNTDSTMMRHPIHIIREMQDVVTSSLTEGQIKSDALEAIAILKQEMMEFTPRRAIILGMMHNLENTPAIESLHAELQHILDAMYSRFIQADS; the protein is encoded by the coding sequence ATGAACCCGATTCATGAAATGAACGAGAAAAAAAGGATGGTCATCACGACAGCGCTCCGGTTGTTCTCCGCCAAAGGCAGCACCGGAACGTCCATGCAGGAAATTGCGGAAGTATGCGGCATGTCCAAGGGCAGCCTCTATCTGCTGTTTAAATCCAAGGAAGAGCTTGAAGCCAGCACGATGGAATACTGCATGTACACGCTGGTCGACGAGATGACCCAGATTGAACAGAGTGCCGGCTACACGGCAAGGGAACGCCTGCTGAAACAGATCGAGACACTACTCATTCACGTATCTGAACTGAAGGAATTTTTGAGGGTGCAAATGCGCAGCATGATGATCAATGACGAGCAGCCCGGCCGGGATAAATGCAATCCCAAGAACCGCGACCTCGAAATTCGCATCGTGCATTGGTTTAAGGAGAAGCTCGAGGATCTATACGGTCCGGAAATTGGACCTTACACCGTAGACCTCAGCCTGCTTACGCATGGACTGTTTCTTTCCTACGTCAAAATCTGGTTTACGGAAATGCCTTCCCTGACCGTATCCAAAATGGCAACCAATTTGCTGCAAACGATCGATTATGCGGCACATGGGCTGCTGGAGCAGCGCCCTGCCCCATTCGTTCGTTTGGAAGACTGGCCAGCCTGGGCCAGCAACCCTAACACGGACTCTACAATGATGCGTCATCCCATTCACATTATTCGAGAAATGCAGGATGTCGTCACATCGTCCCTTACCGAAGGGCAGATCAAAAGCGATGCGCTTGAGGCCATCGCCATCCTGAAGCAGGAAATGATGGAGTTCACGCCAAGGCGCGCAATCATCCTCGGCATGATGCACAATCTGGAGAACACCCCTGCCATCGAATCGTTGCACGCCGAGCTTCAGCACATTCTGGATGCCATGTACAGCCGGTTCATCCAGGCTGACTCGTAA
- a CDS encoding TetR/AcrR family transcriptional regulator, producing the protein MTATSIRDAALIHFARDGYEGASLRAIADEVGIKKPSIYAHFSNKDDLFLHTLSHAFKEVQRHTLEYFRDHAHLSLEERLKGLLTWVEHEYNTQASARFMLRMCYFPPLALYNDVMGIVYPFLDGLERSLKRLLQRAIREGELPSIASEQVAVAFMTLLDGVTVELIYGNSRRYKIRLEAAWPIFWSGIHHLSN; encoded by the coding sequence ATGACTGCAACATCCATTCGGGATGCCGCCCTGATCCATTTTGCGAGAGACGGGTATGAAGGTGCCTCCCTCCGTGCCATCGCGGATGAAGTCGGCATCAAAAAGCCGTCCATATATGCGCATTTCAGCAACAAGGATGACCTGTTTTTGCACACGTTGTCCCATGCCTTTAAAGAAGTACAACGGCATACGCTGGAATATTTCAGGGACCATGCCCACCTTTCGCTGGAGGAGCGTTTGAAGGGTTTGCTGACCTGGGTGGAGCACGAATACAACACGCAGGCGTCGGCCCGCTTTATGCTTCGCATGTGTTATTTCCCGCCGCTTGCGCTGTACAACGACGTCATGGGTATCGTATATCCGTTTCTGGACGGATTGGAGCGTTCCCTAAAGCGGTTGCTTCAACGTGCCATACGGGAGGGGGAGCTTCCGTCCATTGCGTCCGAACAGGTTGCCGTGGCGTTCATGACCTTGCTGGACGGCGTAACGGTGGAGCTCATATACGGCAATTCGAGGCGATACAAGATACGGCTCGAAGCGGCCTGGCCTATATTTTGGAGCGGCATTCATCATCTGAGCAACTGA